One segment of Mycolicibacterium neworleansense DNA contains the following:
- the urtE gene encoding urea ABC transporter ATP-binding subunit UrtE has translation MLEMLDVRTGYGRSEVIHGASIAVPADGVAAVMGHNGAGKTTLLRAAVGLLKCSAGKVLFGGEDITKLRPSARVARGLAYVPQGQQSFGQLTTAENLQVVADGRKNGKALIDEQLDLFPALKELLNRRAGLLSGGQRQQLAIARALITSPKCLILDEPTEGIQPSVVAEIESAITSLTARGDLGVLLVEQHIGFALESAQRYYILEAGRITSNGTGGSTSEADVRAAMAI, from the coding sequence ATGCTCGAAATGCTCGATGTCCGAACCGGTTACGGCCGTTCCGAAGTGATCCACGGGGCGAGCATCGCGGTGCCCGCCGATGGTGTCGCGGCGGTGATGGGCCACAACGGTGCGGGTAAGACCACCCTGCTGCGGGCTGCCGTCGGACTGCTCAAATGCAGTGCGGGCAAGGTGCTTTTCGGCGGGGAGGACATCACCAAACTGCGTCCGAGTGCGCGGGTGGCCCGCGGCCTGGCGTACGTGCCCCAGGGACAGCAATCGTTCGGCCAGCTGACCACCGCGGAGAATCTCCAGGTGGTGGCCGACGGCCGTAAGAACGGCAAGGCGCTGATCGACGAGCAACTGGACCTGTTCCCCGCCCTCAAAGAACTGCTCAACCGGCGGGCTGGTCTCCTGTCGGGCGGGCAGCGCCAACAGCTCGCCATCGCGCGGGCGTTGATCACCAGTCCCAAATGTCTGATCCTCGACGAGCCCACCGAAGGCATCCAGCCCTCGGTGGTGGCCGAGATCGAATCGGCGATCACCTCGCTGACCGCCCGCGGCGATCTGGGTGTGTTGCTGGTGGAGCAGCACATCGGGTTCGCACTGGAATCCGCTCAGCGCTACTACATCCTGGAGGCCGGGCGCATCACCTCGAACGGCACCGGCGGCTCGACATCCGAAGCCGACGTTCGCGCCGCCATGGCCATCTGA
- the urtC gene encoding urea ABC transporter permease subunit UrtC encodes MRTIIGRWQTWAGFGVAAVLLFGVAPAVLSDFRLSLLGKFLCFAIVAVGIGLAWGRGGMLVLGQGVFFGLGGYMMGMHLKIADAQIRGHDVPDFMQIAGVRHLPGYWEPFASPAFTLAAILLLPAGVAALLGFGVFKRRVKGAYFAILSQALAAALAILLVGQTSLGGSNGLTNFRTFFGFNLNDPANKRMVYFIAAATLLIVVVVVRQLMYSRYGELLVAVRDGEERVRFLGYDPANIKVVAYTLAALFASIAGALFVPIVGFIAPSQVGIVPSIAFLIGVAIGGRTTLLGPVLGAIGVAWAQTLFSERFPSGWIYAQGLLFIVVVGFFPAGLAGLGVLVTRWRRNRSAKPGEQSTPETAPDTDSDTEKVGAAS; translated from the coding sequence GTGAGAACCATCATCGGCCGCTGGCAGACCTGGGCCGGGTTCGGTGTCGCGGCAGTGTTGCTGTTCGGGGTGGCGCCGGCAGTGCTGTCGGATTTCCGGCTCAGCCTGCTCGGCAAGTTCCTGTGTTTCGCGATCGTGGCTGTGGGCATCGGATTGGCTTGGGGCCGTGGCGGAATGCTCGTCCTGGGCCAGGGGGTGTTCTTCGGCCTCGGCGGCTACATGATGGGCATGCACCTCAAGATCGCCGATGCCCAGATCCGCGGGCACGACGTGCCCGACTTCATGCAAATCGCCGGGGTGCGCCACCTGCCCGGTTACTGGGAGCCGTTCGCCTCCCCCGCGTTCACGTTGGCGGCAATCCTGCTATTGCCGGCCGGGGTCGCGGCCCTGCTCGGTTTCGGTGTGTTCAAGCGCCGCGTCAAGGGCGCCTACTTCGCGATCCTGTCGCAGGCACTGGCCGCGGCGCTGGCGATCCTGCTCGTCGGCCAGACCAGCCTGGGCGGCAGCAACGGGTTGACCAACTTCCGAACCTTCTTCGGGTTCAACCTCAATGACCCCGCCAACAAGCGGATGGTGTACTTCATCGCGGCGGCCACACTGCTGATCGTGGTCGTCGTGGTCCGTCAGCTGATGTACAGCCGCTACGGCGAGCTGTTGGTCGCCGTGCGCGACGGCGAGGAACGCGTGCGGTTCCTCGGCTACGACCCGGCCAACATCAAGGTGGTGGCGTACACGCTGGCCGCGCTGTTCGCCAGCATCGCCGGCGCCTTGTTCGTGCCGATCGTCGGCTTCATCGCACCGTCCCAGGTCGGCATCGTGCCGTCCATCGCGTTCCTGATCGGAGTCGCGATCGGCGGGCGCACCACCCTGCTGGGCCCGGTCCTCGGCGCCATCGGCGTGGCCTGGGCGCAAACCCTGTTCTCCGAACGGTTTCCGTCGGGCTGGATCTATGCCCAAGGCCTGTTGTTCATCGTCGTCGTCGGCTTCTTCCCCGCCGGCCTGGCCGGGCTCGGGGTGCTGGTCACCCGGTGGCGTCGCAACCGGTCCGCCAAACCCGGCGAGCAGAGCACGCCCGAGACGGCACCGGACACCGACTCCGATACCGAGAAAGTAGGTGCCGCATCGTGA
- a CDS encoding MBL fold metallo-hydrolase — translation MFVTGFPAGMLACNCYVLAARPGADAIVVDPGQRAMDRLRRILDENRLTPAAVLLTHGHLDHIWSAQKVADTYGCPAYIHPEDRFMLTDPIKGFGPAVLGRLSRLAFGVLFSEPKQLVELDRDGQILDFGGVSVAVDHTPGHTRGSVVFRVGQTVFTGDTLFRSSVGRTDLPGGSGRDLLISIVTKLLVLDDDTVVLPGHGPGTTIGHERRTNPFLEGLTL, via the coding sequence GTGTTCGTTACCGGATTTCCGGCCGGGATGCTGGCGTGCAACTGCTACGTCCTGGCCGCGCGGCCAGGGGCCGACGCGATCGTCGTCGACCCGGGCCAGCGCGCGATGGACCGGCTTCGCCGGATCCTCGACGAGAACCGCCTGACCCCGGCCGCGGTCCTGCTGACGCACGGTCACCTCGATCACATCTGGTCAGCCCAGAAGGTGGCCGACACCTATGGCTGCCCGGCCTACATCCACCCGGAGGACCGGTTCATGCTGACCGACCCGATCAAGGGGTTCGGGCCTGCGGTCTTGGGACGCCTGTCCCGTCTGGCCTTCGGGGTGCTGTTCTCCGAGCCCAAACAGCTGGTCGAGCTGGACCGCGACGGTCAGATCCTCGATTTCGGCGGCGTCTCGGTCGCTGTCGACCACACGCCGGGACACACGAGGGGTTCGGTGGTGTTCCGGGTGGGCCAGACGGTGTTCACGGGCGATACGCTGTTCCGGTCCTCGGTGGGACGCACCGACCTGCCCGGTGGCAGCGGACGTGACCTACTCATCTCGATCGTGACAAAGCTGTTGGTACTCGACGACGACACCGTGGTATTACCAGGGCACGGCCCTGGCACGACCATCGGGCACGAACGCCGCACCAACCCGTTTCTCGAAGGTTTGACTCTGTGA
- a CDS encoding peptidylprolyl isomerase: MPTNQERRETAKRKLEEQLERRAAQERKRRILTIAGSAVAAVVLIGAVVATFVFTSKDSGSTTASAETTTATSGVPAQPAANGQLPAFVAPADLGANCQYPAAGPASKQNTPPRTGKVPTDPATVSVSMVTTQGNIGLQLDNGKAPCTVNSFASLAGQNYFNDTPCHRLTTGGLSVLQCGDPTGQGTGGPGYQFANEYPTNQYQPDNPALQQPVLYPRGTVAMANAGPNTNGSQFFLVYQDSQLPPGYTVFGKIDDTGLATLDKIAAAGVAGGGPDGKPALDVQLKSVALD; this comes from the coding sequence GTGCCGACCAACCAAGAACGGCGCGAGACCGCCAAGCGCAAGCTGGAAGAACAGCTGGAGCGCCGCGCCGCCCAGGAACGCAAACGTCGCATCCTGACGATCGCGGGCTCGGCCGTCGCGGCCGTCGTCCTCATCGGGGCTGTCGTGGCCACGTTCGTGTTCACCAGCAAGGACTCGGGCAGCACCACCGCCTCGGCGGAGACCACCACCGCAACCTCGGGAGTCCCGGCCCAGCCCGCCGCCAACGGTCAGCTGCCGGCCTTCGTCGCACCCGCCGACCTGGGGGCCAACTGCCAGTACCCGGCAGCGGGCCCGGCCAGCAAGCAGAACACCCCGCCGCGTACCGGCAAGGTTCCCACCGATCCGGCCACGGTCAGCGTCAGCATGGTCACCACCCAGGGCAACATCGGGCTGCAGCTCGACAACGGCAAGGCACCGTGCACGGTCAACAGCTTCGCCAGCCTGGCGGGGCAGAACTACTTCAACGACACCCCATGCCACCGCCTGACCACGGGCGGCCTGTCGGTGCTGCAGTGCGGTGACCCGACCGGCCAGGGCACCGGCGGCCCCGGCTACCAGTTCGCCAACGAGTACCCGACCAACCAGTACCAGCCGGACAACCCGGCGCTGCAGCAGCCGGTCCTCTACCCGCGCGGCACAGTGGCCATGGCCAACGCCGGGCCGAACACCAACGGCAGTCAGTTCTTCCTGGTGTACCAGGATTCGCAGCTGCCCCCTGGCTACACCGTGTTCGGCAAGATCGACGACACCGGCCTGGCCACCCTCGACAAGATCGCGGCAGCCGGGGTCGCCGGCGGCGGACCCGACGGCAAGCCGGCGCTGGACGTCCAGCTGAAGTCCGTGGCACTGGATTAG
- the urtD gene encoding urea ABC transporter ATP-binding protein UrtD — protein MGAEYLEVRGLTVDFDGFKAVSDVDLTLFQGDLRFLIGPNGAGKTTVIDAITGLVGATGSVNKSGVELLGKKVHQIARLGVGRTFQTASVFEQLTVLQNLDIAAGAGRSPWTLLRRRRGVLPAIEEALETTGLADLADKPAGVLAHGQKQWLEIGMLLVQNADVLLLDEPVAGMSHEEREETGNLLRRIGGTRTVVVVEHDMDFMRAFATSVTVLARGQVIAEGSVAEVQANPKVQEVYLGTAAAGVEGIV, from the coding sequence ATGGGCGCCGAGTACCTGGAAGTCCGGGGCCTCACCGTCGATTTCGACGGGTTCAAGGCGGTCAGCGACGTCGATCTCACCTTGTTCCAGGGGGATCTGCGCTTCCTGATCGGACCCAACGGTGCGGGAAAGACGACCGTCATCGACGCCATCACCGGGCTGGTGGGGGCCACCGGTTCGGTGAACAAGTCGGGCGTCGAGTTGCTCGGCAAGAAAGTGCACCAGATCGCCCGACTGGGCGTGGGCCGCACCTTCCAGACCGCGAGCGTGTTCGAACAACTGACGGTGCTGCAGAACCTCGACATCGCGGCGGGCGCCGGCCGTTCGCCGTGGACCCTGCTGCGCCGGCGGCGGGGTGTGCTGCCCGCGATCGAGGAGGCATTGGAAACCACCGGCCTGGCGGATCTGGCCGACAAGCCGGCCGGCGTGCTGGCCCACGGCCAGAAACAGTGGCTCGAGATCGGCATGCTGCTGGTGCAGAACGCCGACGTCCTGTTGCTCGATGAACCGGTGGCCGGGATGAGCCACGAGGAACGCGAGGAGACCGGGAACCTGTTGCGCCGCATCGGCGGAACCCGCACGGTGGTCGTCGTCGAGCACGACATGGACTTCATGCGGGCGTTCGCGACCTCGGTGACGGTGCTGGCCCGCGGCCAGGTGATCGCGGAGGGTTCGGTGGCCGAGGTCCAGGCCAACCCGAAGGTCCAAGAGGTCTACCTCGGCACCGCCGCGGCCGGCGTGGAAGGAATCGTCTGA
- a CDS encoding peptidylprolyl isomerase, with amino-acid sequence MAVASLVCAVLFAPLGIVLGHLSLSQLKRSGEQGRGIAIAGLVIGYVMTALAIVLVVLGLVFAFIAVKVAEDMPAQDRYTASPGAGQELPAFAPPKNLGANCQYPATTEPAARPASPPRTGTVPTEPATVEAGIVTDRGSIGLQLANGKAPCTVNNFASLAAQGFFDGTQCHRLTTGTLAALQCGDPSGSGTGGPGYRFPNEYPTNQYRLSDPAVERPVLYPRGTVAMANAGPGTNGSQFFLVYEDSMLPPTYTVFGTVDKTGLATLDAIAAGGVADGSDDGRPATPVTIESANVG; translated from the coding sequence ATGGCGGTCGCATCACTGGTGTGTGCGGTGCTGTTCGCGCCGCTGGGCATCGTGCTGGGACACCTCTCGCTCTCGCAGCTGAAACGCAGCGGTGAACAGGGCCGCGGCATCGCGATCGCGGGCCTGGTGATCGGATACGTGATGACGGCGCTGGCGATCGTGCTGGTGGTGTTGGGGCTGGTGTTCGCGTTCATCGCCGTCAAAGTCGCCGAGGACATGCCCGCGCAGGACCGCTACACCGCGTCCCCTGGGGCGGGCCAGGAACTGCCCGCATTCGCCCCGCCGAAGAATCTCGGGGCCAACTGCCAGTACCCGGCCACCACCGAACCGGCCGCCAGGCCGGCCTCTCCGCCGCGCACCGGCACGGTGCCGACCGAACCGGCCACGGTGGAAGCCGGCATCGTCACCGATCGCGGCAGCATCGGCCTGCAGCTGGCCAACGGCAAGGCGCCGTGCACGGTGAACAACTTCGCCAGCCTGGCCGCTCAGGGGTTCTTCGACGGCACCCAATGCCATCGGCTGACCACCGGCACCCTGGCGGCACTGCAATGCGGTGATCCCTCGGGCAGTGGCACCGGCGGGCCCGGATACCGATTCCCCAACGAGTACCCGACCAACCAGTACCGGCTCTCGGATCCCGCGGTGGAGCGGCCGGTGCTCTATCCGCGCGGCACGGTGGCCATGGCCAACGCCGGGCCGGGCACCAACGGCAGCCAGTTCTTCCTGGTGTACGAGGATTCCATGCTGCCGCCGACCTACACGGTGTTCGGCACCGTCGACAAGACCGGACTGGCCACCCTCGACGCGATCGCCGCGGGTGGGGTTGCCGACGGCAGCGACGACGGCAGGCCCGCAACACCGGTGACCATCGAATCGGCGAACGTGGGCTGA
- a CDS encoding HD domain-containing phosphohydrolase, translating to MDRGSRDSGISLAELLSAFSFAMDLGLGQPMEHVLRSWRLAARLGERVGLVAEQRADLYYTAVLAWVGCISDAPEVAAWFGDDIAFRSDSYRVDLGGLRGATFMLSHAGSAGPLLSRVRKTATLIGTGGRDVEQGLMSHCLSTSTMAERLGLDAAVGDALRQFFARWDGKGVPAGLGGEAIALPIRLFHLADVAEVVHRDAGVAAAVDVARSRRGTQFDPAVVDAFCAAAADLLSEGDDEADCHDLVAADPALQRRLTNGQLDSALEVFADFTDLRSPHRAGHSRAVAELAAKAANTAGLTEDDVTLVRRAALLHDIGLHGVPATVTDKPGKLSAADHERLRLSSYYTERVLARPAAVARIGAVASLAYERMDGSGAHRGLSGPSIPVTGRILAAADCYRAMTEPRPYRPALSAKAASSELRAEARRGRLDGAAVDAVLEAAGGPRPRRRVGPDGLTPREIEVLGLIARGASTRQVATALGISPKTAGTHIERIYTKTGSSTRSTATLYAVTHGLLDTVADAEK from the coding sequence ATGGATCGCGGCAGCCGGGATTCGGGGATCTCCCTGGCCGAGCTGCTGAGCGCCTTCTCGTTCGCCATGGATCTCGGTCTGGGCCAGCCGATGGAACACGTGCTGCGCTCGTGGCGGCTGGCCGCTCGCCTGGGCGAGCGTGTCGGTCTGGTGGCCGAGCAACGGGCCGATCTCTACTACACGGCGGTGTTGGCCTGGGTGGGCTGCATCTCGGATGCCCCCGAGGTAGCGGCGTGGTTCGGCGACGACATCGCGTTTCGCTCGGACAGCTACCGCGTCGATCTGGGCGGGCTGCGCGGTGCGACATTCATGCTGTCGCATGCCGGTTCAGCCGGCCCGCTACTGAGCCGGGTACGTAAGACGGCGACGCTGATCGGCACCGGTGGCCGCGATGTCGAGCAGGGGCTGATGTCGCACTGCCTGAGCACCTCGACGATGGCCGAGCGCCTCGGTCTGGATGCCGCCGTCGGAGACGCCCTGCGCCAGTTCTTCGCACGGTGGGACGGCAAAGGGGTGCCCGCCGGTCTGGGCGGCGAGGCGATCGCCTTGCCGATCAGACTCTTTCACCTCGCCGACGTGGCCGAGGTGGTGCACCGTGACGCCGGGGTGGCCGCCGCGGTCGACGTCGCCAGGTCGCGCCGGGGCACCCAGTTCGACCCCGCCGTGGTCGACGCATTCTGTGCTGCCGCAGCCGATCTGCTGTCCGAGGGCGACGACGAGGCGGACTGCCACGATCTGGTCGCCGCCGATCCGGCGCTGCAGCGCCGGCTCACCAACGGCCAACTCGACTCGGCGCTGGAGGTGTTCGCCGATTTCACCGACCTTCGCTCACCGCACCGCGCCGGGCATTCTCGCGCCGTGGCCGAACTCGCGGCGAAGGCCGCGAACACCGCGGGGCTGACCGAAGACGACGTGACCCTGGTGCGGCGCGCCGCACTGCTGCACGACATCGGCCTGCACGGCGTGCCGGCCACGGTCACGGACAAGCCCGGGAAGCTCAGCGCCGCCGACCATGAACGACTGCGGCTGAGTTCGTATTACACCGAACGGGTGCTGGCCCGCCCGGCCGCGGTGGCGCGCATCGGTGCGGTCGCGTCGCTGGCCTATGAACGGATGGACGGCTCGGGAGCGCACCGCGGCTTGTCGGGGCCGTCGATTCCCGTCACCGGCCGCATCCTCGCCGCGGCGGACTGCTACCGGGCCATGACCGAACCGCGGCCGTACCGGCCGGCCTTGTCCGCCAAGGCCGCAAGTTCGGAACTACGGGCCGAGGCACGTCGCGGACGGCTGGACGGGGCGGCCGTCGATGCCGTTCTCGAAGCCGCCGGAGGACCCCGACCCCGACGCCGCGTGGGTCCGGACGGGCTGACACCGCGGGAGATCGAGGTGCTGGGGCTGATCGCCCGCGGCGCGTCCACCAGACAGGTGGCGACCGCCCTGGGGATCAGCCCGAAGACCGCCGGCACCCACATCGAGCGCATCTACACCAAGACCGGTTCCTCGACCCGCAGCACCGCCACCCTCTACGCCGTTACGCACGGCCTGCTGGACACGGTGGCCGACGCCGAAAAGTAG
- a CDS encoding preprotein translocase subunit SecD has translation MSDPIPFQYPPPQFPPPGHSGTTALTRILGALFLVVPVGGYAAAVFWTGHIWQNREATRMTYSTATSNGSPPPPDALAKTREVVENRLHGMGFSGSEVATDGSTLVVTIPSRDPDAVRDITMPGQLAIRPVVHAMPAKPGSSPAPTSTPAPRATKPDQAQRISDEKQLRQATNPSMQILALQFQATRCGDDDVLAGHDDPNLPLVTCSDDGETVYLLDRSVMSGAEITDADSGYSEDAGRYVVDVAFTGAGTKTWADFTTANIGTQTAFTLDTRVVSAPEIREAITGGRVQITGDFTADSARALAGVLESGSLPFSLSPESSEDATLPPTMLSKLLRGLIIAVGIGVLAITIAGVVYLAWRRPGPAVQMY, from the coding sequence GTGTCCGATCCAATACCGTTCCAATATCCCCCACCGCAATTCCCGCCGCCCGGGCACAGCGGAACCACCGCGTTGACGCGCATTCTCGGCGCGCTGTTCCTGGTGGTACCCGTCGGCGGCTACGCGGCAGCGGTGTTCTGGACCGGGCACATCTGGCAGAACCGGGAAGCCACCCGCATGACGTATTCGACCGCGACCTCGAACGGCTCACCGCCGCCACCTGATGCCCTGGCGAAGACGCGCGAGGTCGTCGAGAACCGCTTGCACGGGATGGGGTTCTCCGGATCCGAGGTGGCCACCGACGGGAGCACCTTGGTGGTCACGATCCCGAGTCGCGATCCGGACGCGGTACGGGACATCACCATGCCGGGCCAACTGGCGATCCGTCCGGTGGTCCACGCGATGCCCGCCAAACCCGGATCGTCGCCCGCACCCACGTCGACACCCGCGCCCCGTGCAACGAAACCCGATCAGGCGCAACGGATTTCCGATGAGAAGCAACTTCGGCAGGCCACCAACCCGTCGATGCAGATCCTGGCGCTGCAGTTCCAGGCCACCCGCTGTGGCGACGATGACGTGCTCGCCGGACACGATGACCCGAACCTGCCGCTGGTCACCTGCTCCGACGACGGGGAAACGGTCTACCTGCTGGACCGGTCGGTCATGAGCGGCGCGGAGATCACCGATGCCGACTCGGGGTACAGCGAGGACGCGGGCCGATATGTCGTCGACGTGGCGTTCACCGGCGCCGGAACCAAGACCTGGGCGGATTTCACCACGGCCAACATCGGCACCCAGACCGCGTTCACCCTCGACACCCGTGTGGTCAGCGCTCCGGAGATCCGTGAGGCCATCACCGGTGGGCGCGTCCAGATCACCGGCGACTTCACTGCCGATTCGGCGCGCGCGCTCGCCGGCGTCCTGGAATCGGGGTCGCTGCCCTTCTCGTTGTCCCCGGAGTCCTCCGAGGACGCGACGCTGCCCCCGACGATGCTCTCCAAACTGCTGCGCGGGCTGATCATCGCGGTGGGGATCGGCGTTCTGGCGATCACGATCGCCGGTGTGGTGTACCTCGCCTGGCGCAGGCCCGGCCCCGCTGTGCAGATGTACTGA
- the hisS gene encoding histidine--tRNA ligase has product MTSAFQAPKGVPDYLPPESAQFVAVRDGLLGAARRAGYGDIELPIFEDTALFARGVGESTDVVSKEMYTFADRGDRSVTLRPEGTAGVIRAVIQHRLDRGALPVKLCYSGPFFRYERPQAGRYRQLQQVGVEAIGIDDPALDAEVIAVADAGFRSLGLDGFRLEITSLGDDTCRPAYRELLQDFLFKLDLDEETRRRAEINPLRVLDDKRPHVREMTADAPLMLDHLSDSAKAHFEVVQAHLDALGVPYVINPRMVRGLDYYTKTTFEFVHDGLGAQSGIGGGGRYDGLMSQLGGQDVSGIGFGLGVDRTLLALQAEGKTVAGAGGVEVFGVPLGEAAKLELAKLAARLRAGGVRVDLAYGDRGLKGAMKAADRSGAKYALVAGDRDIEAGTVGLKDLSTGEQVDVAADSVVAEVLSRLA; this is encoded by the coding sequence GTGACATCTGCATTCCAGGCGCCCAAGGGCGTGCCCGACTACCTCCCGCCGGAGTCGGCGCAGTTCGTGGCGGTCCGGGACGGCCTGCTGGGCGCGGCGCGGCGCGCCGGTTACGGCGACATCGAGCTGCCGATCTTCGAGGACACCGCGCTGTTCGCCCGCGGTGTGGGCGAGTCCACCGATGTGGTGTCCAAGGAGATGTACACGTTCGCCGACCGGGGTGACCGCTCGGTGACGCTGCGTCCCGAGGGGACCGCCGGCGTGATCCGTGCGGTGATCCAGCACCGCCTGGACCGGGGCGCGTTGCCGGTGAAGCTCTGCTACTCGGGCCCGTTCTTCCGGTATGAACGCCCGCAGGCCGGGCGCTACCGCCAGCTGCAGCAGGTCGGCGTGGAGGCCATCGGGATCGACGACCCCGCGCTGGACGCCGAGGTGATCGCGGTGGCCGACGCCGGTTTCCGGTCCCTCGGTCTGGACGGGTTCCGCCTGGAGATCACCTCGCTGGGCGACGACACGTGCCGCCCGGCGTACCGGGAGCTGCTGCAGGACTTCCTGTTCAAGCTCGACCTCGACGAGGAAACCCGGCGACGCGCCGAGATCAACCCGCTGCGGGTGCTCGATGACAAGCGGCCGCACGTGCGTGAGATGACCGCCGATGCGCCGCTGATGCTCGACCACCTGTCCGACAGCGCCAAGGCCCACTTCGAGGTGGTGCAGGCGCACCTCGACGCGCTCGGCGTACCGTACGTGATCAATCCGCGGATGGTGCGCGGGCTGGATTACTACACCAAGACCACGTTCGAGTTCGTCCACGACGGGCTGGGCGCGCAGTCCGGCATCGGTGGCGGTGGCCGCTACGACGGTTTGATGAGTCAGCTCGGCGGGCAGGATGTGTCGGGCATCGGCTTCGGGCTCGGCGTCGACCGGACCCTGCTGGCACTGCAGGCCGAGGGCAAGACGGTGGCCGGTGCCGGCGGCGTCGAGGTGTTCGGTGTGCCGTTGGGTGAGGCCGCCAAGCTGGAACTGGCCAAGCTGGCCGCGCGGCTGCGGGCCGGCGGGGTCCGTGTGGACCTGGCCTACGGCGACCGCGGGCTCAAGGGTGCGATGAAGGCGGCCGACCGTTCGGGCGCCAAGTACGCACTCGTCGCGGGCGACCGCGACATCGAGGCCGGCACCGTCGGGCTCAAGGATCTCTCGACCGGCGAGCAGGTCGATGTCGCCGCCGATTCCGTTGTCGCCGAGGTACTTTCCCGCCTGGCCTGA
- a CDS encoding DsrE family protein — translation MPKAVISLSTGLEDPEKVTVAYLVAVGAAETGRDTLMFLTKEAVRLAITGTAVAVACHGCPPLADLLRRYEAAGGRYFVCPICFEAKQLDSEALIGGAELQGTIPMWQWIGDEPATTFSY, via the coding sequence ATGCCAAAAGCCGTCATCAGCCTGTCCACCGGGCTGGAAGACCCCGAGAAGGTCACCGTCGCCTACCTGGTCGCCGTCGGCGCTGCCGAGACCGGGCGGGACACCCTGATGTTCCTGACCAAAGAAGCCGTCCGGCTCGCGATCACCGGAACCGCGGTCGCCGTGGCCTGCCACGGGTGCCCGCCGTTGGCGGATCTGCTGCGCCGCTACGAGGCGGCCGGCGGCAGGTACTTCGTCTGCCCGATCTGCTTCGAGGCCAAGCAACTTGACAGCGAAGCCCTCATCGGCGGCGCGGAACTGCAGGGCACGATCCCGATGTGGCAGTGGATCGGCGACGAGCCAGCCACCACCTTCAGCTACTGA